The following are from one region of the Kineosporia sp. NBRC 101731 genome:
- a CDS encoding TetR/AcrR family transcriptional regulator translates to MPKIVDHEERRTEVLNATWRVIGRYGLEGATVRRIADEAGYSNGILQHYFQNKEDILISAHQLAFSRAGERIARVTADCTGLEALRRALFEALPLDAEGILEAQVDVSFLGYTVGNARLREIRRVSNEGSRRQWAGFVEAAQAIGDIDADDDGALIVDDLMVMIDSLSVAAIIEPDRMTAERQMLLVDRYLLRIATGPEVLTRLIADRKPLGRKISGPKALAGRSS, encoded by the coding sequence ATGCCCAAGATCGTCGATCATGAAGAGCGCCGCACCGAGGTCCTGAACGCGACCTGGCGGGTCATCGGCCGTTACGGCCTCGAGGGCGCCACCGTGCGCCGGATCGCGGACGAGGCCGGATACTCCAACGGAATCCTGCAGCACTACTTCCAGAACAAGGAAGACATCCTGATCTCCGCCCACCAGCTGGCGTTCTCGCGGGCGGGTGAGCGCATCGCCCGGGTAACGGCCGACTGCACCGGCCTGGAGGCGTTGCGGCGGGCGCTGTTCGAGGCCCTCCCCCTCGACGCCGAGGGCATTCTCGAGGCGCAGGTCGACGTCAGCTTCCTGGGGTACACGGTCGGCAACGCCCGGCTGCGCGAGATCCGGCGGGTCTCGAACGAGGGTTCACGCCGGCAGTGGGCCGGTTTCGTCGAGGCGGCGCAGGCGATCGGTGACATCGACGCGGACGACGACGGGGCCCTGATCGTCGATGATCTGATGGTCATGATCGATTCGCTGTCGGTCGCGGCGATCATCGAGCCCGACCGGATGACCGCCGAGCGCCAGATGCTGCTGGTCGACCGCTACCTGCTCCGGATCGCCACCGGGCCGGAGGTACTGACCCGGCTGATCGCTGACCGTAAACCCTTGGGCCGTAAGATTTCAGGCCCGAAGGCCCTGGCCGGCCGCAGCAGCTGA
- a CDS encoding maleylpyruvate isomerase N-terminal domain-containing protein, whose protein sequence is MPTPLNFTDLLRLLDERYVAFRSVVASAPDLDAPVPTCPGWTVFDLAVHIGQGRRSWAATVAAGPSGTGRIPFSGVPAAPREREALVDWLADSCQELLGALAQAGPDRGCWTWWGDSQSPLTTGAVARHQLHEISMHTYDAQVAVGSTQPLPTPIALDGVEEFLLTCCSTTMIAWPHEPATIDYEATEGGSWRQHLSAEGSRITRNDGTESTAGVRIRGTASDLVLFLFGRIPIESLAIDGDRKIVDQVTTWDWSA, encoded by the coding sequence GTGCCCACCCCCTTGAACTTCACCGACCTGCTGCGGCTGCTCGACGAGCGATACGTGGCCTTCCGGTCGGTCGTCGCGTCGGCGCCCGACCTCGATGCGCCGGTGCCGACTTGTCCGGGGTGGACGGTGTTCGATCTGGCCGTGCACATCGGGCAGGGGCGTCGTTCCTGGGCTGCCACTGTCGCCGCCGGGCCCTCGGGCACGGGCCGGATTCCCTTCAGCGGTGTCCCGGCCGCCCCGCGCGAACGCGAGGCCCTGGTGGACTGGCTGGCCGACTCCTGCCAGGAACTGCTGGGCGCGCTGGCGCAGGCCGGCCCGGACCGCGGATGCTGGACGTGGTGGGGCGATTCGCAGTCACCGCTGACCACCGGGGCCGTGGCCCGGCACCAGCTCCACGAGATCTCGATGCACACCTACGACGCGCAGGTCGCGGTCGGTAGCACGCAGCCGCTGCCGACACCGATCGCGCTCGACGGGGTCGAGGAGTTCCTGCTCACCTGCTGCTCGACGACGATGATCGCCTGGCCGCACGAGCCGGCCACCATCGACTACGAAGCCACCGAGGGCGGTTCCTGGCGCCAGCACCTGTCCGCCGAGGGGTCCAGGATCACGCGGAACGACGGCACCGAGAGCACGGCCGGGGTCCGGATCCGGGGCACGGCGAGTGACCTGGTGCTGTTCCTGTTCGGCCGGATCCCGATCGAGTCCCTGGCGATCGACGGCGACCGGAAGATCGTCGACCAGGTCACCACGTGGGACTGGTCGGCGTAG
- the pnuC gene encoding nicotinamide riboside transporter PnuC, with translation MSLIHWLFDAQLVIGSQSILWREILGNVFGLLSALGGMRRKVWAWPVGIVGNALLLTVFLGVAFGTPNPVNLLGQAGRQIMFILVSAYGWWAWTRRPDEAGTVIEPTWASWRTRALLVAGMAGGTLALTPVFRALGSYEPVWSDAWIFVGSVLATYGMAKGWVEFWLIWVAVDIVGVPLLFSAGYYASGLMYAFYGVFTLTGFFIWKRRNAVLRPNVETVGA, from the coding sequence GTGAGCCTGATCCACTGGCTGTTCGACGCGCAGCTGGTCATCGGCAGTCAGAGCATTCTCTGGCGGGAGATCCTCGGCAACGTCTTCGGGCTGCTGAGCGCCCTGGGCGGGATGCGCCGCAAGGTCTGGGCCTGGCCGGTCGGCATCGTGGGCAACGCCCTCCTGCTCACCGTCTTCCTCGGCGTCGCGTTCGGTACGCCCAACCCGGTCAACCTGCTCGGCCAGGCCGGGCGCCAGATCATGTTCATCCTGGTCTCCGCCTACGGCTGGTGGGCCTGGACCCGCCGCCCCGACGAGGCCGGCACCGTGATCGAGCCGACCTGGGCCTCCTGGCGCACCCGGGCCCTGCTGGTGGCCGGAATGGCCGGCGGCACCCTGGCACTCACCCCGGTCTTCCGGGCCCTGGGTTCCTACGAGCCGGTCTGGAGCGACGCCTGGATCTTCGTCGGCTCCGTCCTCGCGACCTACGGCATGGCCAAGGGCTGGGTGGAGTTCTGGCTCATCTGGGTCGCCGTCGACATCGTCGGTGTGCCCCTGCTCTTCTCCGCCGGCTACTACGCCTCGGGCCTGATGTACGCGTTCTACGGCGTGTTCACGCTGACCGGCTTCTTCATCTGGAAGCGCCGCAACGCGGTGCTGCGGCCGAATGTCGAAACCGTCGGGGCCTGA
- a CDS encoding GGDEF domain-containing protein, producing MGQVQRSRTDHDPATFMIRMRRAQVEDVSSAILAELSDLQRLVTSEPDVAIGRAQDLQQRAEALGLREAVAGALLCQAEGHQRSGELAAAVTLINQACDLWAPLSADNQVRAYLLKSFVYNDLGDEPTALQRTMDANAAFTPEVSVPLRVRVLTKTADLLHDLGDQEDSVRYYGRAEELANGDPKMHLLVANNRAYSALEDGRIEDALAGARQLWSLSERYGHPLGAAGLDTIARIHLLAGDPVLAAVIAQQAVDASGQVDFQTADAGPYYLLTLAVVQRALGDLPAAWTTLARARQACSEEGYDRCKNQILREQADVRAELGDHRAAYEMLRDFVVADADLLSRRREAQARIRQAIFETLTAREEAARYREEARRDPLTGLRNRLYVHERLGELLEEPGLRGELSVALVDLDHFKSVNDEFSHEAGDRVLQTIGLLLEETVPGGDSGSFVARLGGEELLLVLVTADRAQAVRIVEQARLAVQNHDWSGITPGRGITFSAGVTTRVPGDLYNTLLSRADQQLYTAKSQGRNRISSDG from the coding sequence ATGGGTCAGGTGCAGCGCTCGCGCACCGATCACGACCCGGCCACCTTCATGATCCGGATGCGCCGGGCGCAGGTCGAAGATGTGTCGTCCGCGATCCTGGCCGAACTGTCTGACCTGCAGCGACTCGTTACTTCCGAGCCGGACGTGGCGATCGGTCGGGCCCAGGACCTGCAACAGCGCGCCGAGGCCCTGGGCCTGCGGGAGGCCGTGGCGGGGGCGCTGTTGTGCCAGGCCGAGGGGCACCAGCGCAGCGGTGAGCTGGCCGCCGCGGTGACCCTCATCAACCAGGCCTGTGACCTGTGGGCCCCGCTGTCCGCCGACAACCAGGTGCGCGCCTACCTGCTCAAGTCGTTCGTCTACAACGATCTCGGCGACGAGCCGACCGCCCTGCAACGCACGATGGACGCGAATGCGGCCTTCACCCCGGAGGTGTCCGTCCCGCTGCGGGTGCGGGTGCTGACCAAGACCGCCGACCTCCTGCACGACCTGGGCGACCAGGAAGACTCGGTGCGGTACTACGGTCGGGCCGAGGAACTGGCCAACGGCGACCCGAAGATGCATCTGCTGGTCGCCAACAACCGGGCCTACTCCGCCCTGGAAGACGGACGGATCGAGGACGCCCTGGCCGGGGCCCGGCAGTTGTGGTCGCTCAGCGAGCGGTACGGGCATCCCCTGGGGGCCGCCGGTCTGGACACCATCGCCCGGATCCACCTGTTGGCCGGTGACCCGGTGCTGGCCGCCGTGATCGCGCAGCAGGCGGTGGACGCCTCCGGCCAGGTCGACTTCCAGACCGCGGACGCCGGGCCGTACTACCTGCTCACCCTGGCCGTGGTGCAGCGAGCCCTCGGCGATCTGCCGGCCGCCTGGACCACGCTGGCGCGGGCCCGGCAGGCCTGCTCGGAAGAGGGTTACGACCGGTGCAAGAACCAGATCCTGCGGGAACAGGCCGACGTCCGGGCCGAACTCGGCGATCACCGAGCGGCCTACGAGATGCTCAGGGACTTCGTGGTCGCCGACGCGGACCTGCTGTCCCGGCGGCGCGAGGCCCAGGCCCGGATCCGGCAGGCGATCTTCGAGACCCTGACCGCGCGGGAGGAGGCCGCCCGCTACCGCGAGGAGGCCCGGCGCGACCCGCTGACCGGCCTGCGCAACCGGCTCTACGTGCACGAGCGGCTGGGCGAACTGCTGGAGGAGCCCGGTCTTCGGGGTGAGCTGAGCGTCGCGCTGGTAGACCTGGACCACTTCAAGTCGGTCAACGACGAGTTCTCGCACGAGGCCGGTGACCGCGTGCTGCAAACCATCGGCCTGCTGCTGGAGGAGACCGTGCCCGGCGGGGACAGCGGATCGTTCGTCGCCCGGCTGGGCGGTGAGGAACTGCTGCTCGTCCTGGTCACCGCCGACCGCGCGCAGGCGGTACGGATCGTCGAGCAGGCCCGCCTGGCGGTGCAGAACCACGACTGGAGCGGCATCACGCCCGGGCGGGGGATCACCTTCAGCGCCGGCGTCACGACCCGGGTGCCCGGCGACCTGTACAACACCCTGCTGTCCCGCGCCGACCAGCAGCTCTACACGGCCAAGTCGCAGGGCCGTAACCGGATCAGCAGCGACGGCTGA
- a CDS encoding class I SAM-dependent methyltransferase gives MDLQVQRNRAVWERASHKHVREYDDLLRQARQGGSLFGRERDLLTEVLRPGPAVVHLQSGHGLEDVGLLRAGAGSVVGVDFSRVATGAAQRRADELRLACRYLVAEVPGVPLADGCADLVYTGKGALIWMRDIEVWARDAARLLRPGGHLFVYESHPAVPLWSWDPDEPRVRADRSYFARSFVNDSFPADGAVEWQWTLGEIVTAVVSAGLRLVHLSEHPEPFWRPEETPAAAWQGRLPNTFMLLAQLPGEGG, from the coding sequence ATGGACCTTCAGGTGCAGCGCAACCGGGCGGTGTGGGAACGGGCCTCGCACAAGCACGTTCGTGAGTACGACGATCTGCTGCGGCAGGCCCGGCAGGGCGGTTCGCTGTTCGGCCGGGAGCGGGACCTGCTGACGGAGGTGCTGCGGCCGGGCCCGGCCGTGGTGCACCTGCAGAGCGGCCACGGCCTGGAAGACGTGGGTCTGCTCCGGGCCGGGGCCGGCTCGGTGGTGGGGGTCGACTTCAGCCGGGTGGCGACCGGAGCCGCGCAGCGCCGGGCCGACGAGTTACGCTTGGCCTGCCGGTATCTGGTGGCCGAGGTGCCCGGCGTTCCCCTGGCCGACGGGTGCGCAGACCTCGTCTACACCGGCAAGGGCGCCCTGATCTGGATGCGGGACATCGAAGTCTGGGCCCGCGATGCCGCCCGTCTGCTGCGCCCGGGTGGCCATCTGTTCGTCTACGAGTCGCATCCCGCGGTGCCGTTGTGGAGCTGGGACCCCGACGAGCCCCGTGTCCGCGCCGACCGCAGCTACTTCGCCCGCTCCTTCGTCAACGACAGCTTCCCGGCCGACGGGGCGGTGGAATGGCAGTGGACGCTCGGCGAGATCGTCACCGCCGTCGTCTCCGCCGGTCTCCGCCTCGTGCATCTGTCCGAGCACCCGGAACCGTTCTGGCGCCCGGAAGAGACCCCGGCGGCGGCCTGGCAGGGACGTCTGCCGAACACCTTCATGCTGCTCGCCCAGCTCCCGGGGGAGGGCGGCTAA
- a CDS encoding NUDIX domain-containing protein — MDDVINREGARVILVGPDGRVLLFQGGDPGDPEAGLWWMTPGGGVDPGESTQAAAARELREETGFVVGELGPIVHERTADFRFMGKPYRQHEVFYRVRLEQAPADLDRSGWTAVERDTLTDARWWSAAELRSTAETIYPESLADLI, encoded by the coding sequence ATGGACGACGTGATCAACCGAGAAGGGGCCCGGGTCATTCTCGTCGGGCCGGACGGGCGGGTGCTGTTGTTCCAGGGCGGTGACCCCGGCGATCCGGAGGCCGGGCTGTGGTGGATGACGCCCGGCGGCGGGGTGGATCCGGGGGAGAGTACGCAGGCGGCGGCCGCGCGGGAACTGCGGGAGGAGACCGGGTTCGTCGTCGGTGAGCTGGGGCCGATCGTGCACGAGCGCACGGCGGACTTCCGGTTCATGGGCAAGCCGTACCGGCAGCACGAGGTGTTCTACCGGGTGCGGCTGGAGCAGGCTCCGGCCGACCTCGACCGTTCCGGCTGGACCGCCGTGGAGCGCGACACCCTGACCGATGCGCGCTGGTGGTCGGCGGCGGAGCTGCGCAGCACCGCGGAGACCATTTATCCCGAATCACTGGCCGACCTGATCTGA
- a CDS encoding DUF1203 domain-containing protein, translating to MNTTETLRVAAVDPSRLDAVRAAGTDGHGNRLEVFAAEGEGKPLRCCLRYAEAGEPIILMSYAPFDHASVWTEVGPIYVHAERCGGYPVDDRLPVQLSTGPGVLRTYRADDTMNYEHNTVILDQADLEPVIGRLLAEPDVATVHVRTLKPQCFLYAVTA from the coding sequence ATGAACACCACAGAAACCCTGCGCGTAGCTGCCGTCGACCCCTCGCGTCTGGACGCCGTGCGCGCCGCCGGGACGGACGGGCACGGAAACCGGCTCGAGGTCTTCGCCGCCGAGGGGGAGGGCAAACCGCTGCGCTGCTGCCTGCGGTACGCCGAGGCGGGTGAGCCGATCATCTTGATGTCCTATGCGCCCTTCGACCATGCATCGGTGTGGACCGAGGTCGGGCCGATCTACGTCCATGCCGAGCGGTGCGGGGGATATCCGGTGGACGACCGGTTGCCCGTGCAGTTGTCGACGGGCCCGGGGGTGCTGCGCACCTACCGGGCCGACGACACGATGAACTACGAGCACAACACCGTGATCCTCGACCAGGCCGACCTGGAACCGGTGATCGGGCGGCTGCTCGCGGAACCCGACGTGGCCACCGTGCACGTGCGCACGCTCAAACCCCAGTGTTTCCTCTACGCGGTGACCGCCTGA
- a CDS encoding 2-oxoglutarate and iron-dependent oxygenase domain-containing protein: protein MSTFQVPTVDITPYVAGGTPHDRAAVAQQIDTACREIGFIQITGHGVSPTVADGLAGAIDDLFGLPLETKRQWVRPPAENRGYTPPKSESLALSAGVQSSTRMKDFFEAYNVGSSVSDHPGDHLLEGHYAENTWPDVHHFQQRVDAWRAEAGRVARTMTTIFEDALGLAPGFFEGLTRHPIEVLRMNNYALPDGMTVQVDDDLIGMGEHTDYGIVTILWADRSPGLQVLHGGQWHDVSPAEGALLINLGDLTTRLTNEQWLSTLHRVKPPIVEGTIRRRRSAAYFFDGDAETAIGPLPAFVDDQHPALYTQVTVDEHIQAKLAGSRAGILNPGAVREAGRVLQSQE, encoded by the coding sequence GTGAGCACGTTCCAGGTCCCCACCGTCGACATCACCCCCTACGTCGCCGGCGGCACCCCGCACGACCGGGCGGCCGTCGCCCAGCAGATCGATACCGCTTGCCGAGAGATCGGTTTCATCCAGATCACCGGTCACGGCGTCTCCCCCACCGTCGCCGACGGCCTGGCGGGCGCGATCGACGACCTGTTCGGGTTGCCGCTGGAGACCAAGAGGCAGTGGGTGCGCCCGCCGGCCGAGAACCGGGGCTACACGCCGCCGAAGTCCGAGTCGCTCGCCCTGAGCGCGGGGGTGCAGTCCTCGACCCGGATGAAGGATTTCTTCGAGGCCTACAACGTCGGGTCGAGCGTGTCCGACCACCCCGGTGACCACCTGCTCGAGGGCCACTACGCCGAGAACACGTGGCCCGACGTCCACCATTTCCAGCAGCGGGTGGACGCGTGGCGCGCCGAGGCGGGCCGGGTGGCCCGCACGATGACCACGATCTTTGAGGACGCGCTCGGGCTCGCCCCGGGTTTCTTCGAAGGGCTGACCCGGCATCCGATCGAGGTGCTGCGGATGAACAACTACGCGCTGCCCGACGGGATGACGGTGCAGGTCGACGACGACCTGATCGGGATGGGTGAACACACCGACTACGGCATCGTGACGATCCTGTGGGCCGATCGTTCCCCGGGCCTACAGGTTCTGCACGGCGGCCAGTGGCACGACGTCAGCCCGGCCGAGGGTGCGCTCCTGATCAACCTCGGTGACCTGACCACCCGCCTGACCAACGAGCAGTGGCTCTCGACGCTGCACCGGGTCAAGCCCCCGATCGTCGAGGGCACGATCCGCCGGCGCCGCTCGGCCGCCTACTTCTTCGACGGTGACGCCGAGACCGCGATCGGCCCCCTGCCCGCCTTCGTCGACGACCAGCACCCGGCGCTGTACACGCAGGTCACGGTGGACGAGCACATCCAGGCCAAGCTGGCCGGCTCCCGGGCCGGGATCCTCAACCCGGGCGCGGTGCGCGAGGCCGGCCGGGTGCTGCAGTCACAGGAGTAG
- a CDS encoding LLM class flavin-dependent oxidoreductase, with product MNTLAVGVVLPSLTTQRDQGLNLYSAARHAESVGLASVWHGDHLAIGSPVLDITVGLATAAAATQTIAIGAGVFIPALRPLARAAQQIASLQLVSDGRLILGVGSGGGPAQWAAAGIPYAERGPRTDRAVDLLPGLLAGEHMWLDGHRIALSPAVPKPPIWIGNASDVALRRAARAGDGWFPSLVTPAAVAAGVTRLRELADGPRVVAIGATGAIGKGVRSQQEIERSINATYGFSAAGVPISGSPAEVATRLAEFHQAGAHHLVLGFSDGDWRQQCDLLAASHALLT from the coding sequence ATGAACACCCTCGCGGTCGGCGTGGTTCTGCCCTCGTTGACGACCCAGCGGGATCAGGGCCTCAACCTGTACTCCGCCGCGCGGCACGCGGAATCGGTCGGGTTGGCGAGTGTGTGGCACGGCGACCACCTCGCCATCGGCTCGCCTGTCCTCGACATCACCGTCGGGTTGGCCACTGCCGCAGCAGCCACCCAGACCATCGCTATCGGCGCCGGCGTGTTCATTCCCGCGCTGCGCCCCCTCGCCCGGGCCGCCCAGCAGATCGCCAGCCTGCAACTCGTCAGCGACGGGCGCCTCATCCTCGGGGTCGGGTCTGGTGGCGGCCCGGCGCAGTGGGCAGCAGCCGGCATCCCGTACGCCGAACGCGGGCCGCGCACCGACCGGGCCGTTGATCTGCTGCCCGGTCTGCTGGCCGGGGAGCACATGTGGCTCGACGGGCATCGCATTGCCCTGTCACCCGCGGTGCCGAAGCCCCCGATCTGGATCGGCAACGCCTCGGACGTCGCACTTCGCCGTGCCGCCCGCGCTGGCGACGGGTGGTTCCCGTCGCTGGTCACACCCGCCGCGGTGGCCGCCGGGGTAACACGGCTCCGTGAACTGGCCGATGGACCACGGGTAGTCGCCATCGGTGCCACCGGGGCCATCGGGAAAGGGGTTCGCTCGCAGCAGGAGATCGAGAGGTCCATCAACGCGACCTACGGCTTTTCCGCAGCCGGCGTGCCCATCTCCGGCAGCCCAGCCGAGGTCGCCACCAGACTCGCCGAGTTCCACCAGGCAGGCGCCCACCACCTGGTCCTGGGCTTCAGTGACGGCGACTGGCGCCAGCAATGCGATCTCCTAGCCGCATCACACGCTTTGCTGACCTGA
- a CDS encoding CoA ester lyase translates to MSYGPAWLFCPADRPERYEKAAAAADVVVLDLEDAVAPAEKVFARQALIDHPLDPATTVVRLNPASSPEHALDLAALGHTRYTTVMLAKTSSADEVTALALLDVVALIETPRGVVEVAAIAAAGNTVGLMWGAEDLVAALGGTSSRRTDGSYRDVAIAARSAVLIAAAAFGRFKLDAVHLDIKDLAGLRTEVVEAAAVGFDGTVCIHPSQIPVVRKGYQPPAADLDRARRLLEAARDEGGVFTFEGRMIDAPLLRHAETLVRRADRV, encoded by the coding sequence GTGAGTTACGGTCCGGCGTGGTTGTTCTGTCCGGCCGACCGGCCGGAGCGGTACGAGAAGGCGGCCGCGGCGGCCGACGTGGTGGTGCTGGACCTGGAAGACGCGGTGGCGCCGGCCGAGAAGGTCTTCGCCCGGCAGGCGCTCATCGACCATCCGCTCGACCCGGCGACCACGGTGGTGCGGCTGAACCCGGCGTCCTCCCCGGAGCACGCCCTCGACCTGGCGGCCCTGGGGCACACCCGCTACACCACGGTGATGCTGGCCAAGACCTCGTCCGCCGACGAGGTCACCGCCCTGGCCCTGCTGGACGTGGTGGCCCTGATCGAGACCCCTCGTGGAGTCGTGGAGGTGGCGGCCATCGCGGCGGCGGGGAACACCGTGGGCCTGATGTGGGGCGCGGAAGACCTGGTGGCGGCCCTGGGCGGAACCAGCAGCCGGCGCACCGACGGCAGCTACCGCGACGTCGCGATCGCCGCCCGCTCGGCCGTGCTGATCGCCGCCGCGGCCTTCGGGCGGTTCAAGCTCGACGCGGTGCACCTGGACATCAAAGACCTGGCCGGGCTACGCACCGAGGTGGTCGAGGCCGCCGCGGTCGGGTTCGACGGCACTGTCTGCATCCACCCCAGTCAGATCCCGGTCGTGCGTAAGGGCTATCAGCCGCCGGCGGCCGACCTGGACCGGGCCCGCCGCCTACTGGAGGCCGCGCGGGACGAGGGCGGGGTGTTCACCTTCGAGGGCCGCATGATCGACGCGCCCCTGCTGCGCCACGCCGAGACCCTGGTGCGGCGGGCGGACCGGGTCTGA
- a CDS encoding MaoC family dehydratase encodes MTREIEQRGLYFEEFEVGTRYRHRPGRTITEADNVLFTTLTMNTQSLHLDAAFAATQEPYRQRLVNSMFTLSTIVGLSVAQLTEGTLVANLGFSEISFPEPMFIGDTLYASTIVLSKRASVSRPGDGIVSLQHVGRNQHDVVVAKATRATLVRRQL; translated from the coding sequence GTGACGCGTGAGATCGAGCAGCGGGGGCTGTACTTCGAGGAGTTCGAGGTCGGCACCCGATACCGGCACCGGCCCGGCCGCACCATCACCGAGGCCGACAATGTGCTGTTCACAACCCTGACCATGAATACCCAGTCGCTGCACCTGGACGCCGCTTTCGCCGCGACGCAGGAGCCGTACCGGCAGCGGCTGGTCAACTCGATGTTCACGCTGTCGACGATCGTGGGTCTGTCGGTGGCCCAGCTGACCGAGGGCACGCTCGTGGCCAACCTGGGGTTCAGCGAGATTTCTTTTCCCGAGCCGATGTTCATCGGTGACACGCTCTACGCGTCCACCATCGTGCTCTCCAAACGGGCTTCGGTCTCCCGGCCGGGGGACGGTATCGTGAGCCTGCAGCACGTGGGGCGCAATCAGCACGACGTGGTGGTCGCGAAGGCCACCCGGGCGACCCTGGTGCGGAGGCAGCTGTGA
- a CDS encoding acyl-CoA carboxylase subunit beta, translated as MADDFTGQAHTSLKDARSATLAPTPAGAAKLARSGKLYVRERIALLADADTFVEDGQLANALASGLPADGVVTGACLVDGRPALVVANDTGVKAGSWGARTVEKIVRITERALVEELPIFWLVDSAGARITDQVALFPGRRGAGRIFHNQVKLSGKVPQICCLFGPSAAGGAYIPAFCDVVVMVDGNASMYLGSPRMAEVTVGESVTLEEMGGARMHTEISGCGDLLAGDDADAIEQARDFFSYLPTCWREPAPETEPVAPARELDDTTVPAAEQVPFDIHTVIDGIVDDGSFFEIKPSFAAEIVTGFGRIEGMPIGVVASNSAVRGGVLFVDSADKSARFIELCDAFNLPLVYLADVPGFMIGKEVERQGIIRHGAKMITAVAEATVPQISVIVRKAYGAGLYAMNGPGFEPDACLALPTARIAVMGPDPAVQAVYAHRIAEIDDEDERAAFVAARKQEYEADVDLLRLASELVIDAVVEPGVLRSELARRLGMLAGKVRRRVEKHHGVRPV; from the coding sequence ATGGCTGATGACTTCACCGGGCAAGCACACACCTCGTTGAAGGATGCCCGCTCCGCCACCCTCGCACCCACCCCGGCGGGGGCGGCCAAGCTCGCCCGGTCGGGGAAACTCTATGTCCGCGAACGCATTGCCCTGCTGGCGGATGCGGATACGTTCGTCGAGGACGGTCAGCTCGCGAACGCGCTGGCGTCGGGTCTGCCGGCGGACGGGGTGGTCACCGGCGCCTGTCTGGTGGACGGACGCCCGGCCTTGGTGGTGGCCAACGACACCGGGGTGAAGGCGGGGTCGTGGGGTGCGCGCACGGTGGAGAAGATCGTGCGGATCACCGAGCGGGCTCTGGTCGAGGAGCTGCCGATCTTCTGGCTGGTCGACTCGGCCGGTGCCCGGATCACCGACCAGGTGGCGCTTTTCCCCGGACGCCGGGGGGCCGGGCGGATCTTCCACAATCAGGTGAAGCTCTCGGGCAAGGTGCCGCAGATCTGCTGCCTGTTCGGCCCGTCGGCTGCGGGCGGGGCCTATATCCCCGCGTTCTGCGACGTGGTTGTCATGGTCGACGGCAACGCCAGCATGTACCTGGGCTCGCCCCGGATGGCCGAGGTGACCGTCGGCGAGAGCGTCACGCTGGAGGAGATGGGCGGTGCCCGCATGCACACCGAGATCTCCGGCTGCGGTGATCTTCTGGCCGGTGACGACGCGGACGCCATCGAGCAGGCCCGGGACTTCTTCTCCTACCTGCCCACCTGCTGGCGCGAGCCCGCACCGGAGACCGAGCCCGTGGCCCCGGCCCGGGAGCTCGACGACACGACGGTGCCCGCGGCCGAGCAGGTGCCCTTCGATATCCACACCGTGATCGACGGCATCGTCGACGACGGGAGCTTCTTCGAGATCAAGCCGTCGTTCGCGGCCGAGATCGTCACCGGGTTCGGCCGGATCGAGGGCATGCCGATCGGGGTGGTGGCCAGCAACTCGGCCGTGCGCGGCGGGGTGCTGTTCGTGGACTCGGCTGACAAGAGCGCGCGTTTCATCGAGCTGTGCGACGCGTTCAACCTGCCGCTGGTGTACCTGGCCGACGTGCCCGGGTTCATGATCGGCAAGGAGGTCGAGCGGCAGGGCATCATCCGGCACGGCGCGAAGATGATCACGGCGGTGGCCGAGGCGACCGTGCCGCAGATCTCGGTGATCGTGCGCAAGGCTTACGGCGCCGGGCTCTACGCGATGAACGGGCCGGGCTTCGAGCCCGATGCCTGCCTGGCCCTGCCCACGGCGCGGATCGCCGTGATGGGCCCCGACCCGGCGGTGCAGGCGGTCTACGCCCACCGGATCGCCGAGATCGACGACGAGGACGAGCGGGCCGCGTTCGTCGCCGCCCGCAAACAGGAGTACGAGGCCGACGTCGACCTGCTGCGCCTGGCCTCGGAGCTGGTCATCGACGCCGTCGTCGAGCCGGGCGTCCTGCGTTCGGAGCTGGCCCGGCGCCTGGGCATGCTCGCGGGCAAGGTACGGCGCCGGGTGGAGAAGCACCACGGGGTGAGGCCGGTATGA